The following are encoded in a window of Microcaecilia unicolor chromosome 14, aMicUni1.1, whole genome shotgun sequence genomic DNA:
- the LOC115457562 gene encoding killer cell lectin-like receptor subfamily B member 1B allele C isoform X2, which produces MEATVASEKEEMQEEGMQRDQYFSSIYPELLVWRTLAKVLGLSQAVLVLMMVLILHLCSQCSQQEGQVQLTPPISVKDTAGSVAERCPSDWFLHRGKCYYFSKEERSWSSSLEDCKRRGSELLVIQDQEERDFIQSKTRDIPHWIGLHIPSPGNNWTWVDGSPFNGKLFSVSGSTEEDRCVSVNNHHYDSDSCTNAARWICQKEAGKA; this is translated from the exons ATGGAGGCCACCGTAGCATCGGAGAAGGAAGAGATGCAGGAGGAAG GAATGCAGCGGGACCAGTATTTCTCCTCAATCTACCCAGAGCTCCTGGTCTGGAGAACCCTGGCTAAGGTTCTGGGCTTATCACAAGCTGTTCTGGTGCTGATGATGGTTCTGATCCTCCATCTCT GTTCCCAGTGTTCCCAGCAAGAAGGTCAGGTCCAATTAACCCCACCCATTAGTGTGAAGGACACAGCAG GATCTGTGGCTGAGCGTTGCCCCTCAGACTGGTTCTTGCACAGGGGAAAGTGTTATTACTTCTCTAAAGAGGAAAGGAGCTGGAGCAGCAGCCTTGAGGACTGTAAACGGAGGGGATCTGAGCTCCTAGTGATACAGGACCAGGAGGAGAGG GATTTCATACAGAGTAAGACACGTGACATACCTCATTGGATTGGACTTCACATCCCATCACCGGGGAACAACTGGACTTGGGTGGATGGCTCCCCATTCAATGGAAAACT GTTCTCTGTATCGGGGTCCACAGAAGAAGACCGGTGTGTGTCAGTAAATAATCATCACTATGATTCTGACTCCTGCACCAATGCTGCTCGCTGGATTTGCCAGAAAGAAGCTGGGAAGGCGTAA
- the LOC115457562 gene encoding killer cell lectin-like receptor subfamily B member 1B allele C isoform X1, producing the protein MEATVASEKEEMQEEGMQRDQYFSSIYPELLVWRTLAKVLGLSQAVLVLMMVLILHLCSQCSQQEGQVQLTPPISVKDTADPSITPPLSVPPGEGSVAERCPSDWFLHRGKCYYFSKEERSWSSSLEDCKRRGSELLVIQDQEERDFIQSKTRDIPHWIGLHIPSPGNNWTWVDGSPFNGKLFSVSGSTEEDRCVSVNNHHYDSDSCTNAARWICQKEAGKA; encoded by the exons ATGGAGGCCACCGTAGCATCGGAGAAGGAAGAGATGCAGGAGGAAG GAATGCAGCGGGACCAGTATTTCTCCTCAATCTACCCAGAGCTCCTGGTCTGGAGAACCCTGGCTAAGGTTCTGGGCTTATCACAAGCTGTTCTGGTGCTGATGATGGTTCTGATCCTCCATCTCT GTTCCCAGTGTTCCCAGCAAGAAGGTCAGGTCCAATTAACCCCACCCATTAGTGTGAAGGACACAGCAG ACCCTTCTATCACCCCTCCACTTTCTGTTCCCCCTGGAGAAGGATCTGTGGCTGAGCGTTGCCCCTCAGACTGGTTCTTGCACAGGGGAAAGTGTTATTACTTCTCTAAAGAGGAAAGGAGCTGGAGCAGCAGCCTTGAGGACTGTAAACGGAGGGGATCTGAGCTCCTAGTGATACAGGACCAGGAGGAGAGG GATTTCATACAGAGTAAGACACGTGACATACCTCATTGGATTGGACTTCACATCCCATCACCGGGGAACAACTGGACTTGGGTGGATGGCTCCCCATTCAATGGAAAACT GTTCTCTGTATCGGGGTCCACAGAAGAAGACCGGTGTGTGTCAGTAAATAATCATCACTATGATTCTGACTCCTGCACCAATGCTGCTCGCTGGATTTGCCAGAAAGAAGCTGGGAAGGCGTAA